DNA sequence from the Capsicum annuum cultivar UCD-10X-F1 unplaced genomic scaffold, UCD10Xv1.1 ctg54422, whole genome shotgun sequence genome:
CTATGGGGTCAAGTTAGGTAATTCTTAATACTAGAGATTATCATAATGGAAACTAATGTTCCATTTTACTCGTGCACTGCAGAGCATCTCCGTCTTTGGTGTTGAATTCTAGTGAAGAAAATGGTTCAATTCCGCTGCATCCTCAACCACTTAATGTGATTCCCCTCAGCTGGTATATCCATGTACTGGCCCTCCGCTACCAAGCAGTTATCATGCTTCATCGTCACTAAATATCAATGCTCGTTCAGTCTCAGTTGAAGTTAGTACAACTTCATCGTCCAAGCATATTAACTCTCAGCAGCATGCTGGGGTCAGCCTATAATGGTTTTTCTCTGCTTGTCCAGACAGAGAGGAGCG
Encoded proteins:
- the LOC124893135 gene encoding alpha-crystallin domain-containing protein 22.3-like — encoded protein: ASPSLVLNSSEENGSIPLHPQPLNVIPLSWYIHVLALRYQAVIMLHHREERDDLINHTNDGVAFIGSTLLGKVGPLIGSADIAESEDAY